The following proteins are encoded in a genomic region of Limanda limanda chromosome 22, fLimLim1.1, whole genome shotgun sequence:
- the clcn5b gene encoding H(+)/Cl(-) exchange transporter 5 isoform X1, translating into MENPGYSTGSLDSLHRPSDDDDDEMVDIAGATLDFSSTEDVPPLSSDYEEYSSSRAAGMNGNGPSKLVDPLDDPLPGVGTYEDFNTIDWVREKSKDRDRHREITNKSRQSKVALLLSVIDAFSGWLLMLLVGLMSGALAGGIDIAAHWLTDLKEGVCLDGFWFNHEHCCWTYNETKFEERDRCPQWQSWAELIAGTSTGGFAYFVNYMMYIFWALLFAFLAVALVRAFAPYACGSGIPEIKTILSGFIIRGYLGKWTLIIKTITLVLAVSSGLSLGKEGPLVHVACCCANILCHLFTKYRKNEAKRREVLSAAAAVGVSVAFGAPIGGVLFSLEEVSYYFPLKTLWRSFFAALVAAFTLRSINPFGNSRLVLFYVEFHAPWHLLELGPFILLGIFGGVWGALFIRANIAWCRRRKTTRLGHYPVTEVLVVTAVTALIAFPNSYTKMSGAELISELFNDCSLLDSSQLCGYKQPTNTSATGAGNSLADRPADYALLTALWQLALALIFKMVVTVITFGMKVPSGLFIPSMAVGAIAGRLLGVGMEQLAYYNHDWFIFKGWCSPGADCITPGLYAMVGAAACLGGVTRMTVSLVVIMFELTGGLEYIVPLMAATMTSKWVADAFGREGIYEAHIRLNGYPFLEAKEEFDHSSLAVDVMRPRRSDPALAMLTQEGMTVGEVETLVESTHYSGFPVVVSQESQRLVGFVLRRDLLISIDNARKRQEGVVSASHVVFTEHAPPQAEDGPPPLRLRGILDLSPFTVTDHTPMDITVDIFRKLGLRQCLVTHNGRLLGIITKKDILKHMAQIANRDPDSILFN; encoded by the exons ATGGAGAACCCCGGGTACTCCACCGGGAGCCTGGACAGCCTTCATCGCCCCAGTGACGATGACGACGATGAGATGGTGGACATCGCAGGAGCCACGCTGGACTTCTCCAGCACCGAAGACGTGCCTCCTCTCAGCTCAG aTTATGAGgagtacagcagcagcagggccgCCGGTATGAACGGGAACGGTCCCAGTAAACTGGTGGACCCGCTGGACGACCCGCTGCCCGGAGTGGGAACCTACGAGGACTTCAACACCATCGACTGGGTCCGAGAGAAGAGCAAGGACCGGGACCGACACCGAGAG ATCACCAATAAGAGCCGTCAGTCGAAAGTGGCTCTGCTGCTCAGCGTCATCGATGCCTTCTCTGGGTGGCTGCTCATGCTGCTGGTGGGACTCATGTCAg GCGCCCTCGCCGGCGGCATCGACATCGCAGCCCATTGGCTGACGGACCTGAAAGAGGGCGTGTGTCTCGACGGCTTCTGGTTTAACCACGAGCACTGCTGCTGGACGTACAACGAGACCAAGTTCGAGGAGAGGGACCGGTGTCCACAGTGGCAGAGCTGGGCCGAGCTCATAGCCGGGACGTCGACG GGGGGGTTTGCTTACTTCGTCAACTATATGATGTACATCTTCTGGGCTCTGCTCTTCGCCTTCCTGGCCGTGGCGCTGGTCCGGGCCTTCGCTCCGTACGCATGTGGCTCCGGGATCCCTGAG ATAAAAACCATCCTGAGTGGCTTCATCATCCGCGGCTACCTGGGGAAGTGGACCCTCATCATCAAGACCATCACCCTGGTCCTGGCCGTGTCCTCGGGGCTCAGCCTGGGGAAGGAGGGCCCCCTGGTGCACGTGGCCTGCTGCTGCGCCAACATACTGTGTCACCTGTTCACCAAATACCGCAAGAACGAGGCCAAGCGGCGAGAG GTTTTATCGGCGGCGGCGGCCGTGGGCGTGTCCGTGGCGTTCGGGGCTCCCATTGGAGGAGTCCTCTTCAgcctggaggag gtgagtTATTACTTCCCCCTGAAGACCCTGTGGCGTTCCTTCTTCGCCGCGCTGGTCGCCGCCTTCACCCTGCGCTCCATCAACCCGTTTGGAAACAGCCGCCTGGTGCTGTTCTACGTGGAGTTCCACGCCCCGTGGCACCTGCTGGAGCTGGGCCCTTTCATCCTGCTGGGGATCTTCGGAGGCGTCTGGGGGGCGTTGTTCATCAGAGCCAACATCGCCTGGTGCCGGAGAC gtaAAACCACGCGTCTCGGCCACTACCCGGTCACGGAGGTGCTGGTGGTCACCGCGGTAACCGCCCTCATCGCGTTCCCCAACAGTTACACCAAGATGAGCGGAGCCGAGCTCATCTCCGAGCTGTTCAACGACTGCTCGCTGCTGGACTCCTCTCAGCTCTGTGGATACAAACAG CCGACCAACACATCAGCCACCGGTGCAGGGAACAGCCTGGCGGACCGGCCTGCAGACTACGCCCTCCTCACGGCTCTGTGGCAGCTGGCCCTGGCCTTGATATTCAAGATGGTGGTCACAGTTATCACCTTCGGCATGAAG GTTCCCTCCGGTCTCTTCATCCCCAGCATGGCGGTGGGCGCCATCGCCGGCAGGCTGCTGGGCGTCGGCATGGAGCAGCTGGCCTACTACAACCACGACTGGTTCATCTTTAAAGGGTGGTGCTCGCCGGGGGCGGACTGCATCACGCCGGGGCTCTACGCCATGGTCGGCGCCGCTGCGTGTCTAG GGGGCGTGACTCGTATGACGGTGTCGCTGGTGGTCATCATGTTCGAGCTGACGGGCGGGCTGGAGTACATCGTCCCGCTCATGGCCGCGACCATGACCAGCAAATGGGTGGCAGATGCTTTCGGACGAGAGGGAATCTACGAG GCTCACATCCGGCTGAACGGTTATCCCTTCCTGGAGGCCAAAGAGGAGTTCGACCACAGCAGCCTGGCCGTGGACGTGATGAGGCCCAGGAGGTCGGACCCGGCGCTCGCCATGCTCACGCAGGAGGGCATGACTGTCGGGGAAGTGGAG ACGCTGGTGGAGAGCACGCACTACAGCGGGTTCCCGGTGGTCGTGTCCCAGGAGTCCCAGAGGCTCGTGGGCTTTGTGCTGAGGAGAGACCTGCTCATATCAATAG ACAACGCCCGGAAGCGTCAGGAGGGCGTGGTCAGCGCCTCCCACGTGGTCTTCACCGAGCACGCCCCTCCCCAGGCGGAGGACGGCCCGCCTCCTCTCCGCCTCCGAGGGATCCTGGACCTGAGTCCCTTCACGGTCACTGACCACACCCCCATGGACATCACCGTGGACATCTTCAGGAAGCTGGGGCTGCGCCAATGTCTGGTCACACATAACGG
- the clcn5b gene encoding H(+)/Cl(-) exchange transporter 5 isoform X2: MVLELWTTQLDEEELVENNYEEYSSSRAAGMNGNGPSKLVDPLDDPLPGVGTYEDFNTIDWVREKSKDRDRHREITNKSRQSKVALLLSVIDAFSGWLLMLLVGLMSGALAGGIDIAAHWLTDLKEGVCLDGFWFNHEHCCWTYNETKFEERDRCPQWQSWAELIAGTSTGGFAYFVNYMMYIFWALLFAFLAVALVRAFAPYACGSGIPEIKTILSGFIIRGYLGKWTLIIKTITLVLAVSSGLSLGKEGPLVHVACCCANILCHLFTKYRKNEAKRREVLSAAAAVGVSVAFGAPIGGVLFSLEEVSYYFPLKTLWRSFFAALVAAFTLRSINPFGNSRLVLFYVEFHAPWHLLELGPFILLGIFGGVWGALFIRANIAWCRRRKTTRLGHYPVTEVLVVTAVTALIAFPNSYTKMSGAELISELFNDCSLLDSSQLCGYKQPTNTSATGAGNSLADRPADYALLTALWQLALALIFKMVVTVITFGMKVPSGLFIPSMAVGAIAGRLLGVGMEQLAYYNHDWFIFKGWCSPGADCITPGLYAMVGAAACLGGVTRMTVSLVVIMFELTGGLEYIVPLMAATMTSKWVADAFGREGIYEAHIRLNGYPFLEAKEEFDHSSLAVDVMRPRRSDPALAMLTQEGMTVGEVETLVESTHYSGFPVVVSQESQRLVGFVLRRDLLISIDNARKRQEGVVSASHVVFTEHAPPQAEDGPPPLRLRGILDLSPFTVTDHTPMDITVDIFRKLGLRQCLVTHNGRLLGIITKKDILKHMAQIANRDPDSILFN, encoded by the exons atggtgttggagctgtggaCCACGCAGCTGGacgaggaggagctggtggagaaca aTTATGAGgagtacagcagcagcagggccgCCGGTATGAACGGGAACGGTCCCAGTAAACTGGTGGACCCGCTGGACGACCCGCTGCCCGGAGTGGGAACCTACGAGGACTTCAACACCATCGACTGGGTCCGAGAGAAGAGCAAGGACCGGGACCGACACCGAGAG ATCACCAATAAGAGCCGTCAGTCGAAAGTGGCTCTGCTGCTCAGCGTCATCGATGCCTTCTCTGGGTGGCTGCTCATGCTGCTGGTGGGACTCATGTCAg GCGCCCTCGCCGGCGGCATCGACATCGCAGCCCATTGGCTGACGGACCTGAAAGAGGGCGTGTGTCTCGACGGCTTCTGGTTTAACCACGAGCACTGCTGCTGGACGTACAACGAGACCAAGTTCGAGGAGAGGGACCGGTGTCCACAGTGGCAGAGCTGGGCCGAGCTCATAGCCGGGACGTCGACG GGGGGGTTTGCTTACTTCGTCAACTATATGATGTACATCTTCTGGGCTCTGCTCTTCGCCTTCCTGGCCGTGGCGCTGGTCCGGGCCTTCGCTCCGTACGCATGTGGCTCCGGGATCCCTGAG ATAAAAACCATCCTGAGTGGCTTCATCATCCGCGGCTACCTGGGGAAGTGGACCCTCATCATCAAGACCATCACCCTGGTCCTGGCCGTGTCCTCGGGGCTCAGCCTGGGGAAGGAGGGCCCCCTGGTGCACGTGGCCTGCTGCTGCGCCAACATACTGTGTCACCTGTTCACCAAATACCGCAAGAACGAGGCCAAGCGGCGAGAG GTTTTATCGGCGGCGGCGGCCGTGGGCGTGTCCGTGGCGTTCGGGGCTCCCATTGGAGGAGTCCTCTTCAgcctggaggag gtgagtTATTACTTCCCCCTGAAGACCCTGTGGCGTTCCTTCTTCGCCGCGCTGGTCGCCGCCTTCACCCTGCGCTCCATCAACCCGTTTGGAAACAGCCGCCTGGTGCTGTTCTACGTGGAGTTCCACGCCCCGTGGCACCTGCTGGAGCTGGGCCCTTTCATCCTGCTGGGGATCTTCGGAGGCGTCTGGGGGGCGTTGTTCATCAGAGCCAACATCGCCTGGTGCCGGAGAC gtaAAACCACGCGTCTCGGCCACTACCCGGTCACGGAGGTGCTGGTGGTCACCGCGGTAACCGCCCTCATCGCGTTCCCCAACAGTTACACCAAGATGAGCGGAGCCGAGCTCATCTCCGAGCTGTTCAACGACTGCTCGCTGCTGGACTCCTCTCAGCTCTGTGGATACAAACAG CCGACCAACACATCAGCCACCGGTGCAGGGAACAGCCTGGCGGACCGGCCTGCAGACTACGCCCTCCTCACGGCTCTGTGGCAGCTGGCCCTGGCCTTGATATTCAAGATGGTGGTCACAGTTATCACCTTCGGCATGAAG GTTCCCTCCGGTCTCTTCATCCCCAGCATGGCGGTGGGCGCCATCGCCGGCAGGCTGCTGGGCGTCGGCATGGAGCAGCTGGCCTACTACAACCACGACTGGTTCATCTTTAAAGGGTGGTGCTCGCCGGGGGCGGACTGCATCACGCCGGGGCTCTACGCCATGGTCGGCGCCGCTGCGTGTCTAG GGGGCGTGACTCGTATGACGGTGTCGCTGGTGGTCATCATGTTCGAGCTGACGGGCGGGCTGGAGTACATCGTCCCGCTCATGGCCGCGACCATGACCAGCAAATGGGTGGCAGATGCTTTCGGACGAGAGGGAATCTACGAG GCTCACATCCGGCTGAACGGTTATCCCTTCCTGGAGGCCAAAGAGGAGTTCGACCACAGCAGCCTGGCCGTGGACGTGATGAGGCCCAGGAGGTCGGACCCGGCGCTCGCCATGCTCACGCAGGAGGGCATGACTGTCGGGGAAGTGGAG ACGCTGGTGGAGAGCACGCACTACAGCGGGTTCCCGGTGGTCGTGTCCCAGGAGTCCCAGAGGCTCGTGGGCTTTGTGCTGAGGAGAGACCTGCTCATATCAATAG ACAACGCCCGGAAGCGTCAGGAGGGCGTGGTCAGCGCCTCCCACGTGGTCTTCACCGAGCACGCCCCTCCCCAGGCGGAGGACGGCCCGCCTCCTCTCCGCCTCCGAGGGATCCTGGACCTGAGTCCCTTCACGGTCACTGACCACACCCCCATGGACATCACCGTGGACATCTTCAGGAAGCTGGGGCTGCGCCAATGTCTGGTCACACATAACGG